In Streptomyces sp. NBC_00306, a single genomic region encodes these proteins:
- a CDS encoding glutamyl-tRNA reductase has translation MSLLVVGLSHRSAPVSVLERASLSADAQVKLLHDTLAAEPAAEAAVLATCNRIELYADVDKFHAGVAELSTLLAQHSGVGLEELTPYLYVHYEDRAVHHLFSVACGLDSMVVGEGQILGQIKDALALGQELHTAGRLINDLFQQALRVGKRAHSETGIDRAGQSLVTFGLEQLAEGADVEKWAADKRVLVIGAGSMSSLAATTLARLGVGELVVANRTLDRAERLASVLAETGGVTARAVPMAAVADELTRADAVVSCTGATGLVLTAESVATALAEHVVPVGADAASAVQDLRAPDGSLVARLAEFAARDGRVADLTVGAEPRVPAPDAATQAGSASGEAVCPVGLDELHVAETLAQHGAWMENAERTLPRNPAPVRTNGAVRIGLLDLAMPRDIDHAVHRLPGVRLVDIESLAEASADAPMAADVDQVRSIVSDEVAAFGAAQRAARITPTVVALRTMAADVVAGEIARLEGRLTGLDEKQRAEINQTVRRVVDKLLHAPTVRVKQLASEPGGAGYADALRTLFDLDPETVASVSRADMNDADVKNRGRV, from the coding sequence ATGAGCCTCCTGGTCGTCGGACTGAGCCACCGCAGCGCGCCGGTCAGCGTGCTGGAGCGGGCGTCGCTGTCCGCGGACGCGCAGGTCAAGCTGCTGCACGACACGCTCGCCGCGGAGCCGGCGGCGGAGGCCGCGGTGCTGGCCACCTGCAACCGCATCGAGCTCTACGCCGACGTGGACAAGTTCCACGCGGGTGTGGCCGAGCTGTCCACCCTGCTCGCGCAGCACAGCGGGGTGGGGCTGGAGGAGCTCACCCCCTATCTGTACGTGCACTACGAGGACCGTGCGGTGCACCACCTGTTCTCGGTGGCGTGCGGGCTGGACTCGATGGTCGTGGGCGAGGGGCAGATCCTCGGCCAGATCAAGGACGCGCTGGCGCTGGGGCAGGAACTGCACACCGCCGGGCGGCTGATCAACGACCTGTTCCAGCAGGCGCTGCGGGTCGGCAAGCGCGCCCACAGCGAGACCGGGATCGACCGGGCCGGGCAGTCGCTCGTGACCTTCGGCCTGGAGCAGCTCGCGGAGGGCGCGGACGTCGAGAAGTGGGCGGCGGACAAGCGGGTGCTGGTGATCGGCGCCGGCTCGATGTCCTCGCTCGCCGCGACGACGCTGGCGCGCCTCGGTGTGGGCGAGCTCGTCGTCGCCAACCGGACGCTGGACCGCGCTGAACGACTGGCCTCCGTGCTCGCGGAGACGGGCGGGGTGACCGCGCGGGCGGTGCCCATGGCTGCGGTCGCCGACGAACTGACACGTGCCGATGCGGTGGTGTCCTGCACCGGAGCGACCGGTCTCGTCCTGACGGCGGAGTCGGTCGCGACCGCGCTGGCCGAGCATGTGGTGCCGGTGGGCGCGGACGCCGCGTCGGCGGTCCAGGACCTGCGCGCGCCCGACGGCAGCCTGGTCGCGCGGCTGGCCGAGTTCGCCGCGCGGGACGGGCGGGTCGCGGACCTCACCGTCGGCGCCGAGCCCCGGGTCCCTGCCCCCGATGCCGCGACGCAGGCCGGGTCCGCGAGCGGCGAGGCCGTCTGTCCCGTGGGACTGGACGAGCTGCACGTCGCGGAGACGCTGGCCCAGCACGGCGCCTGGATGGAGAACGCCGAGCGGACCCTGCCGCGCAACCCCGCACCCGTGCGCACCAACGGCGCGGTGCGTATCGGACTGCTCGATCTCGCCATGCCGCGGGACATCGATCACGCCGTCCACCGGCTCCCCGGTGTGCGGCTCGTCGACATCGAATCGCTCGCCGAGGCGTCCGCCGACGCCCCGATGGCCGCCGATGTCGATCAGGTGCGCAGCATCGTGTCCGACGAGGTCGCCGCGTTCGGTGCCGCCCAGCGGGCCGCGCGCATCACGCCGACCGTCGTCGCGCTGCGCACCATGGCCGCCGATGTCGTCGCCGGTGAGATCGCGCGCCTGGAGGGGCGGCTCACCGGTCTCGACGAGAAGCAGCGCGCCGAGATCAACCAGACCGTCCGCCGCGTCGTCGACAAGCTGCTCCACGCGCCCACCGTGCGCGTCAAGCAGCTCGCCAGCGAGCCCGGCGGCGCCGGATACGCCGACGCACTGCGGACGCTCTTCGACCTCGACCCGGAGACGGTCGCCTCCGTCAGCCGGGCCGACATGAATGACGCAGACGTCAAGAACCGAGGGCGAGTATGA